One Sulfurirhabdus autotrophica DNA window includes the following coding sequences:
- a CDS encoding DNA internalization-related competence protein ComEC/Rec2 produces MRINIFSFVSGVWLLQQQPFLPAFSWNWLFLAIPLVVWAIIPASTKYTLVIRLLLINTFFLGLGYLFAAEMAHHRLAETLPQAWEGKDIQIVGVVAALPQLSQSGTRFEFDVEQVITPGAMVPSHIQLSWYSGDFHKPVENPVTKVHAGERWVLTVRLKRPHGNVNPYGFDYEAWLLERNIRATGSIRNNAENQRLQAFIPRPSYLVESLREYIAQRLQQGLGDRPYAGVLEALAIGEQSAVPQSQWLVFLRTGVNHLMSISGLHVTMISGLFLSLTYWLWRRNHRLVLWLPARKAALLVGVVAALSYALIAGFAVPAQRTFYMLAIVAAALWAGRITSVSVVLSLALLVVSLLDPWAVLSPGFWLSFGAVAVILYVSVGRIGKPHWFREAITTQWAVTLGLVPALLVLFQQVSIISPIANAFAIPVVSLIVVPLTLAGIIPGFGFLLILAHTVMDWCMQGLMYLSALPDAVWQQHAPVAWTAPVAMFGILWLLLPRGFPGRWLGAISLLPVFLILAPAPKGDALWLTILDVGQGLSVVAKTEHHALLYDTGPGFTEESDSGNRVILPYLRGAGIRNLDGLIVTHNDLDHSGGAISVLDGIPVEWMASSLPLDSPILKHASQSKRCYAGQSWQWDGIFFEMLYPTSESYLNDTLKDNDRSCVLKIVTPYGSVLLTGDIERGAEQELLDRAPQSLKSTILLAPHHGSKTSSTEEFIAKVAPDDVVFTVGYRNRYGHPKQQIIERYNLLGSKLIRSDLGGAIEYKFEKNLNLISSEYRQEHHRYWWD; encoded by the coding sequence GTGCGCATCAATATTTTTTCTTTTGTTTCAGGTGTATGGCTACTTCAGCAACAACCGTTCCTGCCAGCATTTAGCTGGAACTGGTTATTTTTGGCCATCCCTTTGGTGGTATGGGCCATTATTCCTGCATCCACTAAATACACCCTCGTAATTCGACTTCTATTAATCAACACATTTTTTCTTGGGCTGGGTTATTTATTTGCTGCTGAAATGGCACATCACCGGCTTGCTGAAACGCTACCTCAGGCATGGGAAGGAAAAGATATTCAGATAGTAGGTGTGGTAGCAGCATTACCCCAACTGAGCCAAAGTGGTACCCGTTTCGAGTTTGACGTTGAGCAGGTAATTACTCCTGGCGCAATGGTGCCAAGCCATATTCAGCTTAGTTGGTACAGCGGAGATTTTCACAAACCGGTCGAAAATCCTGTTACAAAAGTGCATGCGGGAGAACGTTGGGTGTTGACTGTGAGATTGAAGCGCCCCCACGGTAATGTTAATCCTTATGGATTCGACTATGAAGCATGGTTGCTGGAACGCAATATACGTGCAACAGGGAGCATCCGAAATAATGCAGAAAACCAACGGTTACAGGCATTTATTCCCAGACCATCTTATCTGGTCGAATCCCTTCGCGAATATATTGCCCAGCGGCTGCAGCAAGGTCTGGGCGACAGGCCATACGCAGGTGTACTGGAAGCCCTTGCAATAGGCGAGCAGAGTGCAGTGCCGCAATCTCAGTGGCTGGTATTTTTGCGCACCGGCGTCAATCATCTGATGTCGATTTCCGGATTACACGTCACCATGATCTCAGGACTGTTTCTGTCATTAACCTACTGGTTATGGCGTCGCAACCATCGGCTGGTTTTATGGCTGCCTGCGCGTAAAGCCGCTTTGTTGGTTGGTGTTGTGGCTGCACTCAGCTATGCGCTCATAGCTGGCTTTGCTGTCCCTGCGCAGCGCACATTTTATATGCTGGCTATCGTTGCTGCAGCATTGTGGGCAGGCCGAATTACTTCGGTTTCGGTCGTTCTTTCCCTAGCGCTACTGGTGGTTTCTTTGCTTGACCCATGGGCCGTATTGTCACCAGGTTTCTGGTTATCATTCGGTGCGGTTGCCGTCATCCTATATGTGAGCGTAGGCCGTATAGGTAAGCCACACTGGTTTCGTGAGGCTATCACTACACAATGGGCCGTTACTTTGGGACTTGTTCCAGCGTTATTGGTGTTATTTCAGCAAGTCTCCATCATATCGCCCATTGCTAATGCATTTGCTATTCCGGTTGTCAGTTTAATAGTTGTACCGTTAACGTTGGCAGGTATTATTCCCGGATTCGGTTTTCTGTTAATCCTTGCGCACACCGTTATGGATTGGTGCATGCAAGGGCTGATGTATTTAAGCGCGCTACCCGACGCAGTATGGCAGCAGCACGCTCCGGTGGCATGGACAGCACCTGTCGCAATGTTTGGTATTTTATGGCTTTTATTGCCGAGGGGGTTTCCCGGGCGCTGGCTGGGTGCGATAAGTCTATTACCCGTTTTCTTGATACTGGCACCCGCGCCAAAAGGCGATGCGTTGTGGTTGACCATACTGGATGTCGGGCAGGGTTTGTCAGTGGTTGCCAAAACCGAACATCATGCCTTGCTTTATGATACCGGCCCGGGTTTTACAGAAGAGTCAGATAGCGGGAATCGCGTTATTTTGCCTTACCTGCGAGGAGCAGGCATACGGAATCTGGATGGCCTGATCGTGACGCATAATGATCTTGACCATAGCGGAGGCGCTATTTCAGTATTGGATGGCATACCGGTTGAATGGATGGCATCATCCTTGCCGCTTGATAGTCCGATACTAAAGCATGCATCACAATCAAAACGGTGTTACGCAGGACAATCGTGGCAATGGGATGGCATTTTTTTTGAAATGCTGTATCCCACTTCTGAAAGCTATTTAAACGATACCTTAAAAGATAACGACAGAAGTTGTGTATTAAAAATTGTAACGCCCTATGGCAGTGTTTTGCTGACTGGGGATATTGAGCGTGGTGCGGAACAGGAATTGCTGGATAGAGCACCGCAATCCCTAAAATCGACAATTTTATTGGCCCCCCATCATGGCAGCAAAACGTCATCGACAGAAGAATTTATAGCGAAAGTTGCGCCGGATGATGTGGTTTTTACAGTTGGGTATCGCAATCGTTACGGCCACCCAAAGCAACAAATCATTGAGCGATATAATTTGCTGGGAAGCAAGTTGATTCGTTCTGATCTGGGTGGTGCAATTGAATATAAATTCGAGAAAAATTTGAATTTGATATCCAGTGAATATCGGCAAGAGCACCACCGTTATTGGTGGGATTGA
- a CDS encoding DUF2062 domain-containing protein, with amino-acid sequence MKVFGSVLHHHNLWHLNRQSVAGGVAVGMFTGMIPGPVQMIFAALFAIIFRVNLPVAVAATWFTNPVTSVPIFYSAYKIGSFITGKNAGNIPPLTFNWQEDNWLEFPVLFIQWLSSLGETFLIGTAVLASLLSLISYFLVRLLWRLYIVAYWHRRRKRIKPADKIQ; translated from the coding sequence ATGAAAGTTTTCGGGTCTGTGTTGCATCACCACAATTTATGGCATCTCAACCGTCAGTCTGTTGCCGGAGGCGTTGCGGTTGGCATGTTTACAGGGATGATTCCCGGCCCGGTACAAATGATATTTGCAGCTTTATTTGCAATTATATTCAGGGTTAATTTACCCGTAGCAGTTGCTGCAACCTGGTTTACCAATCCGGTCACCTCTGTACCAATTTTTTATTCAGCATATAAAATTGGCAGTTTCATTACAGGGAAGAATGCAGGGAACATCCCGCCGCTGACATTTAACTGGCAGGAAGATAACTGGCTGGAATTTCCGGTTCTATTCATCCAATGGCTCAGTTCGCTGGGTGAAACGTTTTTAATTGGCACAGCAGTGCTGGCCAGTTTACTCTCATTGATCAGTTATTTTCTGGTACGGCTATTGTGGCGACTATACATTGTTGCTTACTGGCATCGACGCAGAAAGCGCATCAAGCCAGCTGATAAAATACAATAG
- a CDS encoding Hsp20/alpha crystallin family protein, whose product MDDTTKTGVATSNKGKEIQKSAPMRVMNPFEEMDEMFDNFLQRGWMSPFQMNRPMLRSFDRAFEGKVPSVDIIEHDGDILVRAEVPGVDKKDLDISVTENTVTIKGKSSHEEKEEKGDYYRCEISRGAFARTVSLPHDVDPDNAKASFKDGLLEMTIPKLKKSKRHSVNID is encoded by the coding sequence ATGGACGATACTACAAAAACCGGAGTGGCAACATCAAATAAGGGTAAAGAGATACAAAAATCAGCGCCTATGCGTGTGATGAATCCGTTTGAAGAAATGGATGAGATGTTCGATAATTTTTTACAGCGTGGATGGATGAGTCCTTTTCAAATGAATCGCCCAATGTTGCGTTCTTTTGACAGGGCATTTGAAGGCAAAGTGCCAAGTGTGGATATTATTGAACATGATGGGGATATTTTGGTAAGGGCAGAAGTTCCAGGTGTTGATAAAAAAGATCTGGATATTTCTGTGACAGAAAACACGGTTACCATCAAAGGTAAATCCAGTCACGAAGAAAAAGAAGAGAAGGGTGATTATTACCGGTGTGAGATATCACGAGGTGCATTTGCTCGAACCGTATCTCTGCCCCACGATGTTGATCCGGACAATGCGAAAGCGAGTTTTAAGGATGGATTGTTGGAAATGACTATTCCCAAACTGAAGAAATCCAAGCGCCATAGTGTCAATATCGATTAA
- the relA gene encoding GTP diphosphokinase: MISVHHTLNSSPCKEGGDVQTWLDSLSQRFTPAEIETLRQACEFVTPLYVGKAEITGAPLIQHALGAASILISMNMDFETISAAILHAVPESMDDWMETLTTRFGLNVAKLVEGISRMEQIQEFSEMHAQQSQEQDKKKGDNTQQVEGLRKMLLAMVEDIRVVLIKLAERAQTMRCLANAPEDLQKFIARETQGLFSPLANRLGVWQIKWELEDLSLRYLEPVLYKKVAKLLDERRVDREKYITDVLQQLKQELASAGVKAEVTGRPKHIYSIINKMKRKQVEFSELYDVRAVRILVDDVKDCYSTLGLIHNLWQPIPSEFDDYISHPKSNDYRSLHTAVIGPKGLALEVQIRTYEMHQHAELGVAAHWRYKEGGKSDARFDEKIAWLRKILEWKEEVTDSGDMMEQFKNELFQDQVYVLTPQGKVIDLPKGSTPIDFAYLLHTDLGHRTRGAKVDGNMVPLNYKLQNGQRVEILSTKQGAPSRDWLNPSLGYLQSPRARAKVRHWFKYQNFEENVSQGRAQLDRELHRLGVTSLNQEKLAQKLHFNKLEDLLAAIGRSDVTHRQIILAIQDEVAPKTEEVSKPFTPRPSVATESPAGILIEGVGNLLTNMAKCCKPAPPDPIVGYVTRGRGVTIHRSDCKAMLRLTDERRSRLVNAQWGGKKASAFAVDVEVDAYDRQSLLRDITDVFVREKVNVTKVNTLSKNNRAKMQFTIEIADLEQLSRLIALIHHVPNVMTARRQN; encoded by the coding sequence ATGATTTCAGTTCACCACACCTTAAATTCTTCCCCCTGCAAAGAAGGCGGGGATGTTCAGACCTGGCTTGATTCTCTTTCTCAACGTTTTACACCTGCTGAGATTGAAACGCTTCGACAGGCCTGTGAATTTGTAACGCCCCTCTATGTCGGTAAAGCAGAGATCACAGGCGCGCCTTTGATACAGCATGCGTTGGGCGCAGCTTCGATTTTGATCAGCATGAATATGGATTTTGAAACTATTTCAGCTGCCATTTTGCACGCAGTACCTGAGTCCATGGATGATTGGATGGAAACGCTGACAACGCGTTTTGGTCTGAATGTTGCCAAACTGGTGGAAGGCATTTCACGTATGGAGCAAATTCAGGAATTCAGTGAAATGCATGCTCAGCAAAGCCAGGAACAGGACAAGAAAAAAGGCGATAACACCCAGCAAGTAGAAGGTCTTCGCAAAATGTTGCTGGCGATGGTGGAAGATATTCGCGTTGTATTGATCAAACTGGCTGAACGTGCTCAAACCATGCGTTGTCTGGCGAATGCGCCGGAAGATTTGCAGAAATTCATTGCACGGGAAACCCAGGGACTGTTTTCCCCATTGGCTAATCGGCTTGGCGTTTGGCAAATTAAATGGGAATTGGAAGATCTTTCCCTGCGTTATCTGGAACCGGTACTTTATAAAAAAGTAGCCAAATTGCTTGATGAACGTCGAGTTGACCGTGAAAAATATATTACAGATGTCCTGCAGCAATTAAAGCAGGAGCTTGCTTCGGCAGGCGTCAAGGCTGAGGTCACAGGCAGACCAAAACACATCTACAGCATCATTAACAAGATGAAACGCAAGCAGGTTGAATTCAGTGAATTGTATGATGTGCGGGCCGTCAGAATATTGGTTGATGATGTCAAAGATTGTTATTCCACGCTCGGGTTAATCCACAATTTATGGCAGCCAATACCCAGCGAGTTCGATGACTACATTTCACACCCCAAAAGCAATGATTACCGTTCTTTGCATACCGCAGTCATTGGTCCTAAAGGGCTTGCGCTGGAAGTGCAAATACGTACATATGAGATGCATCAACATGCTGAACTGGGTGTGGCAGCCCATTGGCGCTATAAGGAGGGTGGCAAGTCAGATGCCCGGTTTGATGAAAAGATTGCCTGGCTGCGCAAAATTCTGGAATGGAAAGAAGAGGTAACCGATAGCGGTGACATGATGGAGCAGTTCAAAAATGAATTGTTCCAGGACCAGGTCTACGTATTGACACCTCAGGGTAAAGTCATTGATTTACCAAAGGGCTCAACTCCCATAGATTTTGCATACCTCCTGCACACCGATCTGGGGCACCGCACTAGGGGCGCCAAGGTGGATGGCAACATGGTGCCGCTCAACTACAAGTTGCAGAATGGCCAGCGTGTTGAGATTCTATCTACAAAACAGGGCGCACCAAGCAGGGATTGGTTAAATCCCAGTCTAGGCTATCTTCAAAGCCCCCGTGCCCGAGCCAAAGTGCGACACTGGTTCAAGTATCAGAATTTTGAAGAAAATGTCTCGCAAGGCAGAGCGCAACTGGATCGCGAATTGCATCGGCTAGGTGTGACATCGCTTAATCAAGAAAAGCTCGCCCAAAAACTGCACTTCAATAAGCTGGAAGACTTACTGGCTGCTATTGGACGTAGCGATGTGACGCACCGCCAGATCATACTTGCTATCCAGGATGAAGTCGCTCCTAAAACCGAAGAAGTGAGCAAGCCTTTCACACCAAGGCCATCGGTAGCAACCGAATCCCCTGCAGGTATTTTGATTGAAGGAGTGGGCAATTTGCTCACCAACATGGCAAAGTGCTGCAAACCGGCACCGCCAGATCCCATAGTAGGTTATGTGACGCGTGGCAGGGGAGTGACTATTCATCGTAGCGACTGCAAGGCTATGTTGCGCCTGACGGATGAAAGGCGGAGTCGGCTAGTTAATGCACAGTGGGGTGGAAAAAAAGCCTCTGCATTTGCGGTAGATGTTGAAGTGGATGCCTATGACAGACAGAGCTTGCTGCGTGATATCACGGATGTTTTTGTCAGAGAAAAGGTTAATGTGACCAAGGTTAATACGTTAAGCAAAAATAATCGGGCCAAGATGCAATTCACGATTGAAATAGCTGATCTTGAGCAATTAAGTCGATTGATAGCGTTGATTCACCATGTTCCCAATGTAATGACAGCCAGACGTCAAAATTAA
- a CDS encoding N-formylglutamate amidohydrolase: MPKTIQFLITCEHGGNRIPPQFRHLFTGHELLLESHRGYDAGALAMAKLLAKTLSAPLFISTTSRLLIDLNRSIGHPKLHFETVSQAPSAIRDDIFKHYYLPYRNKAESVIANAIKQDKMVIHISSHSFTPELNGEIRNADIGLLYDPTRQAEAELCSRWQTAFKSQLPKLKVRRNYPYTGKSDGFTAYLRRQFKPENYVGIELEINQKHVFNGTRQWQSLRETVIRSLLEALQTDTR, from the coding sequence ATGCCTAAGACCATTCAATTTCTGATTACTTGCGAGCACGGCGGCAATCGGATTCCCCCTCAATTTCGTCATCTGTTCACAGGCCATGAGCTACTGCTTGAATCTCATCGTGGCTACGATGCGGGCGCGCTTGCCATGGCAAAATTACTGGCCAAAACACTCTCCGCACCCTTGTTCATATCTACTACCAGTCGCCTGCTCATCGATCTCAACCGGTCTATCGGGCATCCGAAACTTCACTTTGAAACCGTGTCTCAAGCGCCATCAGCCATTCGCGATGACATATTTAAACACTATTACCTGCCGTACCGAAACAAAGCTGAGTCGGTTATTGCCAATGCCATTAAACAAGACAAAATGGTTATTCACATTTCATCTCATAGCTTCACACCCGAGCTTAACGGAGAAATACGCAATGCTGATATTGGTCTGCTTTATGATCCAACGCGACAAGCCGAAGCTGAACTATGCTCTCGCTGGCAAACCGCATTTAAATCACAGCTACCCAAACTGAAAGTGCGCAGAAACTACCCCTATACAGGTAAGTCTGATGGTTTCACAGCCTATTTAAGACGCCAGTTTAAGCCTGAAAATTATGTGGGAATAGAATTGGAAATCAACCAAAAACACGTTTTCAATGGAACGCGGCAATGGCAATCTTTAAGAGAAACCGTCATCCGTAGTCTGCTGGAAGCATTGCAAACTGACACGCGATGA
- a CDS encoding cation-translocating P-type ATPase, with protein sequence MKTVPLNETKQLLGLTQVEVSVRLKADGFNELPSTKVRSVLSIAFDVVREPMFLLLVAAGLIYLVLGDLREALMLLMFVFIVMGITIYQERKTERVLEALRDLTSPRALVIRDGEKKRIPGREVVQDDILLLAEGDRVPADAVLFSCNDLQADESLLTGESVTVRKAKWDGVLKLVRPGGDDLPFVYSGTMLVQGQGIAKVLATGVHSEIGKIGKALQSHEPEKTPLQHQAGRLVRNLALIGTALSLLVVALYVINRGEWLNGLLAGITLAMSILPEEFTVVITVFLALGAWRISRQNVLPRRVPAVETLGSATVLCVDKTGTLTQNQMAVSKLYAGQDSYAIDYEDKNQELPESFHELVEFSILASEVEPFDPMEKAFHRLGTHYLANTEHLHQSWSIVHEYSLAPDLLAMSHVWVATDRDEFVVAAKGAPESIADLCHMNESQLKIISAQANAMASEGLRVLAMAKATCQGEPWPQIQHDFDFVFLGLIGLADPIRPNVPEAIKECQSAGIRVVMITGDFAGTASAIAQQARLCANCEIMTGEELDNLDDTALQKRIRSASIFARIVPEQKLRLVNAFKANGEVVAMTGDGVNDAPALKAAHIGIAMGGRGTDVAREAASLVLLDDDFSSIVHAIRLGRRIFDNLEKAMSYILAAHLPIAGLTLVPLMLGWPLILSPMHIVFLEMVINPACSIVLEAESEENNVMSRPPRHPDQPLFGGWTLALSIMQGVSVLMIVLAVYGIALHRGQGEAEARTLAFATLVIANLNLILTNRSRSRSILSMFSQPNSALWWVLAGTIVFLGLILYVPALMDIFHFATLHADDMLLCTSAGFASVLWFEAMKLWNGRKQQF encoded by the coding sequence GTGAAAACAGTACCTTTAAATGAAACTAAACAACTGCTTGGCCTTACCCAAGTGGAGGTGAGTGTTCGTTTAAAAGCAGATGGATTTAACGAGTTGCCATCCACCAAAGTGCGTAGCGTTTTGAGTATTGCTTTTGATGTTGTGCGGGAGCCCATGTTTTTGCTTCTGGTAGCGGCCGGGCTGATCTATCTGGTGTTGGGAGATTTGCGTGAGGCACTGATGTTGTTAATGTTTGTCTTTATCGTAATGGGTATTACGATTTACCAGGAGCGAAAAACCGAAAGAGTACTTGAAGCACTGCGCGATCTTACCAGTCCGCGCGCATTAGTCATTCGTGATGGCGAAAAAAAACGCATTCCTGGACGGGAAGTGGTGCAAGACGATATTTTGCTGCTGGCTGAAGGTGATCGGGTGCCAGCAGATGCCGTATTGTTTTCGTGTAACGATCTGCAAGCGGATGAATCTTTGCTAACGGGTGAATCCGTGACTGTGCGAAAAGCAAAATGGGATGGTGTCTTGAAATTGGTGCGTCCTGGTGGCGATGACTTGCCGTTTGTGTATTCCGGTACGATGTTGGTACAAGGGCAGGGGATAGCAAAGGTACTTGCAACAGGGGTGCATAGCGAGATAGGCAAAATCGGCAAAGCATTGCAATCCCATGAACCGGAAAAGACGCCATTACAGCATCAGGCCGGGCGCCTGGTTCGTAATTTGGCATTGATTGGCACGGCCTTAAGCCTGTTGGTGGTAGCGTTGTATGTCATCAACCGTGGTGAATGGCTGAATGGGTTGCTCGCCGGTATTACCCTTGCCATGTCGATTCTGCCTGAAGAGTTTACGGTTGTTATTACCGTATTCCTGGCTTTGGGCGCATGGCGAATTTCCCGTCAGAATGTGCTGCCACGCCGTGTTCCAGCTGTGGAAACACTTGGTTCTGCAACGGTGCTGTGCGTGGATAAAACCGGGACGTTAACGCAAAACCAGATGGCGGTAAGCAAGCTTTACGCCGGACAAGATAGCTATGCTATTGATTACGAAGATAAGAATCAGGAATTGCCTGAATCCTTTCATGAACTGGTTGAATTCAGCATATTGGCCAGTGAAGTAGAGCCTTTCGATCCCATGGAAAAGGCGTTTCATCGGCTCGGTACCCATTATTTGGCTAATACGGAACATCTTCACCAATCATGGTCTATTGTCCACGAATATTCTCTTGCACCCGATTTACTGGCCATGTCCCATGTGTGGGTTGCAACAGATCGTGATGAATTTGTTGTAGCTGCAAAAGGAGCCCCAGAATCCATAGCTGACTTGTGTCACATGAACGAGTCTCAGCTAAAGATAATCTCAGCACAAGCCAATGCAATGGCCAGTGAAGGTTTGCGCGTACTGGCGATGGCAAAAGCAACATGCCAGGGCGAGCCCTGGCCACAAATTCAACATGATTTTGATTTTGTGTTTTTAGGGTTGATCGGCCTAGCAGACCCGATACGCCCCAATGTACCGGAAGCAATCAAAGAGTGTCAAAGTGCGGGCATACGTGTGGTCATGATTACCGGCGATTTTGCAGGCACTGCAAGCGCTATTGCGCAGCAGGCGCGATTATGTGCAAATTGTGAAATTATGACTGGCGAAGAGCTGGATAATCTCGATGACACCGCACTGCAGAAGAGAATTCGATCCGCCAGTATTTTTGCCCGTATTGTTCCGGAGCAGAAATTGCGGCTAGTCAATGCTTTTAAGGCCAATGGTGAAGTGGTGGCCATGACGGGAGATGGCGTCAATGATGCCCCTGCCCTCAAGGCGGCCCATATTGGTATTGCCATGGGTGGCCGGGGGACGGACGTAGCGCGCGAGGCCGCCTCTTTGGTTTTGCTGGATGATGATTTCAGTTCTATCGTGCATGCTATCCGTTTGGGCAGACGCATTTTCGATAACCTGGAAAAGGCGATGTCTTACATACTGGCAGCGCACTTGCCTATAGCCGGCCTCACACTTGTTCCTTTAATGCTGGGATGGCCTTTGATTTTATCGCCCATGCATATTGTCTTTCTGGAAATGGTGATTAACCCAGCCTGTTCCATTGTGTTGGAAGCGGAATCCGAAGAAAATAACGTCATGAGTCGTCCGCCGCGCCATCCAGATCAGCCTTTGTTTGGTGGCTGGACCTTAGCGTTGAGCATTATGCAAGGGGTGAGTGTGTTGATGATAGTGCTGGCTGTCTATGGCATCGCTTTACATCGTGGTCAGGGTGAAGCAGAAGCACGCACGTTGGCATTTGCAACTTTGGTGATTGCTAATTTGAACTTGATTTTGACCAATCGTTCCCGGTCACGCAGTATATTGAGCATGTTTTCCCAACCCAATAGTGCCTTGTGGTGGGTGTTGGCCGGGACTATTGTTTTTCTTGGGCTGATTTTGTACGTTCCGGCGCTAATGGATATTTTCCACTTTGCTACCTTGCATGCGGATGATATGTTGCTTTGTACCAGTGCAGGGTTCGCCAGTGTTTTGTGGTTTGAAGCCATGAAATTGTGGAATGGCAGAAAACAGCAATTCTGA
- a CDS encoding DUF2934 domain-containing protein, with amino-acid sequence MSEVKSKSRSKSNNSSPTSKTNISSKSKQASSAAQITNSVTPEERYHMIAEAAYFRAESRGFVSGDPSHDWFEAEAEIERILQHQNSESNGGNKQAFQSKLEAQLKEWDAKLAELKEKALETTAEIREDYEKQLQILSGKRAVAHAKMQELSQRTEDAWEDLKGGTEKAWDEMRKALNQIASRFK; translated from the coding sequence ATGTCAGAAGTTAAATCTAAATCCCGAAGCAAGAGTAATAATTCATCCCCTACCTCTAAAACGAATATATCTAGTAAGTCAAAACAGGCAAGTTCTGCTGCTCAGATTACAAATTCTGTTACTCCGGAAGAACGCTATCACATGATTGCAGAGGCAGCCTATTTTCGTGCCGAAAGTCGCGGTTTCGTATCGGGAGATCCTTCACACGACTGGTTTGAGGCTGAAGCAGAAATCGAGCGTATTCTTCAACACCAAAATAGCGAATCGAATGGGGGGAATAAACAAGCTTTTCAAAGTAAGCTTGAAGCGCAGCTCAAAGAGTGGGACGCGAAGCTTGCTGAATTAAAAGAAAAGGCATTGGAAACTACAGCAGAGATTCGCGAGGATTATGAAAAACAGTTGCAAATTCTTTCGGGTAAAAGGGCTGTCGCTCATGCAAAAATGCAGGAATTGAGCCAGCGAACTGAAGATGCCTGGGAGGATTTGAAAGGTGGCACTGAAAAGGCTTGGGACGAAATGCGAAAAGCGCTCAATCAAATTGCATCTCGTTTTAAATGA
- a CDS encoding carboxylate-amine ligase produces MSGNLALHAFTGYGIELEYMIVDQHTLAVIPMADELLRMEAGSYVSDVARGKVGWSNELVKHLIEIKNPSPVPAIAPLVATFQAEIQYINRLLAPHNAMLMPSAMHPWMNPSNETRLWDHDHADIYQAFDHIFNCKQHGWANLQSMHLNLPFFNDEEFSRLHAAIRLVLPIIPAIAASSPIIEGNLTHFQDCRMEVYRSHPIKIPSIIGQVIPETAMTKFQYAEQILSPMYRDIAIFDPDGVLQHEWLNARGAIPRFDRNAIEIRVIDLQECPQADLAIASAVIAVVRAFYDNHWATLEKQQQFSTERLVQIMHHCIRDAEKAMIEDADFLTLMGFPVARCEARELWRHFIEVLMWHKPAHDETEHAILNIILEQGPLARRILQAVSGDFSHQNLKAVYLSLCNCLENGQVFQPQHA; encoded by the coding sequence ATGAGTGGTAATTTGGCACTCCATGCGTTCACGGGGTATGGAATAGAGCTGGAGTACATGATTGTTGATCAACATACCCTTGCTGTCATACCCATGGCTGACGAGCTGCTACGTATGGAAGCCGGAAGCTATGTTTCAGACGTTGCAAGAGGGAAAGTCGGTTGGTCCAATGAACTGGTCAAACATCTCATAGAAATTAAAAACCCCTCCCCTGTTCCAGCCATCGCGCCCCTTGTTGCTACCTTCCAGGCAGAAATTCAATACATCAACCGATTGTTAGCACCTCACAATGCAATGCTCATGCCTTCAGCCATGCATCCATGGATGAACCCAAGTAACGAAACAAGGCTATGGGACCACGATCATGCAGATATTTACCAAGCTTTTGACCACATTTTCAATTGCAAACAACATGGCTGGGCAAACCTGCAAAGCATGCATTTGAATTTGCCATTTTTCAATGACGAGGAATTCTCCCGACTCCATGCTGCAATCCGGCTTGTACTTCCCATCATTCCGGCTATCGCCGCAAGCTCACCCATTATAGAAGGCAATCTCACGCATTTTCAGGATTGTCGTATGGAAGTGTATCGCTCCCACCCTATCAAAATCCCTTCCATTATCGGCCAAGTCATTCCTGAAACTGCGATGACAAAATTCCAATACGCTGAGCAGATACTCTCCCCCATGTATCGCGACATAGCGATATTTGATCCCGATGGGGTGCTTCAACATGAATGGCTCAACGCCCGGGGCGCCATTCCGCGCTTCGATAGGAATGCGATAGAAATCAGGGTAATTGATCTGCAAGAATGTCCACAGGCAGATCTTGCTATTGCTAGTGCTGTCATTGCTGTTGTCAGAGCCTTTTATGATAACCATTGGGCGACACTGGAAAAGCAACAACAGTTCAGCACGGAGCGCCTGGTACAGATCATGCACCACTGCATACGCGATGCTGAAAAGGCAATGATAGAAGATGCAGACTTTCTTACTCTTATGGGTTTCCCCGTGGCAAGGTGTGAAGCACGGGAACTGTGGCGACACTTTATCGAAGTGTTGATGTGGCATAAACCTGCCCACGATGAAACCGAGCATGCAATCTTGAATATCATTCTGGAACAAGGGCCACTTGCTCGCCGCATTCTTCAAGCCGTTAGCGGAGATTTCAGTCATCAAAACCTGAAAGCAGTTTACCTGTCGCTTTGCAATTGCCTCGAAAATGGGCAAGTGTTTCAACCGCAACATGCCTAA